A portion of the Cryptomeria japonica chromosome 5, Sugi_1.0, whole genome shotgun sequence genome contains these proteins:
- the LOC131039558 gene encoding uncharacterized protein LOC131039558 → METICFSVSRTVKDIHPRSLQPTNSYQHMQIISSKKYTFTSECIASDGFPPKLLRMKDWTAVVRDMRGNHRLAHVRGENTDLRAQLPSFEFPLLQRRSPLVRVGEWYCPFIFINEFGTNLRDPKIQLMECPFYKMVLEKFWEVIYSTQCMTGQDVDVEKTLTVEEVLLFGEEVTEEIRNNDGSVLFKGVGKQSEQATGVKLSWPIIAKIRADQDRYGLKQGGGDVRVKKSFRGTGTEGKFACYVVVERYVLKRMDGSIALTYSFRNSNQIKEKWEA, encoded by the coding sequence ATGGAGACAATTTGTTTTTCAGTTTCTAGAACTGTGAAAGACATTCATCCCAGATCTTTGCAACCCActaattcatatcaacatatgcaGATAATCTCCTCGAAGAAGTATACATTCACATCAGAGTGCATAGCTTCTGATGGTTTCCCTCCTAAACTCCTGCGTATGAAGGATTGGACTGCAGTGGTCAGAGACATGCGTGGTAATCACAGACTTGCTCATGTTAGAGGAGAAAATACTGACCTGAGAGCACAACTTCCCTCCTTTGAATTCCCTTTGTTACAGAGAAGGTCCCCACTTGTTAGAGTTGGGGAGTGGTATTGCCCCTTTATCTTTATCAATGAATTCGGTACCAATTTACGGGATCCTAAGATCCAGCTTATGGAGTGTCCTTTCTACAAGATGGTTCTAGAAAAGTTTTGGGAAGTGATATATTCTACTCAATGTATGACAGGACAAGATGTTGATGTAGAGAAAACCTTAACAGTAGAAGAAGTGCTATTGTTTGGAGAAGAGGTAACTGAGGAAATTAGAAATAATGATGGAAGTGTTTTGTTTAAAGGTGTGGGGAAGCAATCGGAACAGGCTACTGGTGTGAAACTTAGCTGGCCCATCATTGCCAAAATAAGGGCAGATCAAGATAGGTATGGATTAAAACAAGGAGGAGGAGATGTAAGGGTGAAGAAATCATTTAGAGGCACTGGGACAGAAGGAAAATTTgcttgttatgttgtagtagaaaGATATGTGTTGAAAAGAATGGATGGAAGCATTGCACTTACTTATTCATTTAGAAATTCAAACCAAATAAAGGAGAAGTGGGAAGCGTGA